One segment of Triticum aestivum cultivar Chinese Spring chromosome 2A, IWGSC CS RefSeq v2.1, whole genome shotgun sequence DNA contains the following:
- the LOC123188644 gene encoding translation initiation factor IF-2 — MHVTDASDGKPRELERVQEPPLLPLLPLLPLHHQGNAKSYIDGHLHCFLCFATANAASVSSSSRPSVASPATHPCPLNARYQSDDREEASMETRAPMDEEKEEWSEKNEEGEALDTPGAQPQPGRSPCQPRVPGHGEPRCPQPPGHCSQPTPGARPPTPAAWRHPGCLGLGPPGARPTISRLLTDPVARPNLSACPCPVRVPGPF; from the exons ATGCACGTCACCGACGCGTCCGACGGCAAGCCCAGGGAGCTTGAGCGTGTCCAGGAGCCGCCTCTTCTTCCcctacttcctctacttccactacatcaCCAAGGGAACGCCAAGTCCTACATCGACGGCCACCTCCACTGCTTCCTCTGCTTCGCAACAGCGAACGCCGCCTCAGTTAGCAGCTCGAGTCGACCCTCCGTCGCCTCCCCGGCCACTCATCCATGTCCGTTAAACGCTAG gtaccaaagTGATGATCGTGAAGAGGCTAGCATGGAGACACGAGCACCTATGGACGAGGAGAAGGAAGAATGGAGCGAGAAGAATGAAGAAGGGGAGGCCCTGGACACTCCGGGTGCCCAGCCCCAACCTGGGCGCAGCCCCTGCCAGCCCCGGGTGCCTGGCCATGGAGAGCCCAGGTGCCCGCAGCCCCCTGGGCACTGCTCCCAgccgaccccgggtgcccggccccctacTCCAGCTGCCTGGCGCCACCCCGGGTGCCTGGGCttgggacccccgggtgcccgacccACCATCAGCCGGCTCCTGACCGATCCGGTTGCCCGGCCGAACTTGAGCGCATGTCCCtgtccggtccgggtgcccggacccttcTGA